The Geomonas ferrireducens genome includes a window with the following:
- a CDS encoding RNA methyltransferase: protein MDLKQRVSVVLVGTQSPGNIGMVCRAMKNMGLADLRLVNPCQVDHLDAIKFAVSARNLLERARIFTSLEDAIADCEYSVATTRRHGKYRSEISTPPEIVEKFAACAPTSRLALVFGREDSGLTTDEVALCRWQSTIETADEFGSLNLSQAVLIFCYEFLKGVAAPVPVKEARELAGSASLEPMYGHMEKTFLRIGYLNPQNPDHMMRTMRRIFSRAELDEREVASLRGLLSQIDWACAEFKGKKGNAD, encoded by the coding sequence ATGGATTTGAAGCAAAGAGTTTCCGTCGTCCTGGTAGGGACCCAGAGTCCCGGCAACATAGGCATGGTCTGCCGTGCCATGAAGAACATGGGTCTGGCCGATCTGCGCCTAGTGAACCCCTGCCAGGTAGACCACCTGGATGCGATCAAGTTCGCCGTCTCCGCGCGTAATCTGCTGGAGCGCGCCCGCATCTTCACCTCCCTCGAGGACGCCATCGCCGACTGCGAGTACTCCGTCGCCACGACCCGGCGCCACGGCAAGTACCGCAGCGAGATCAGCACCCCGCCCGAGATCGTCGAGAAGTTCGCCGCCTGCGCCCCGACAAGCCGCCTGGCCCTCGTCTTCGGACGCGAGGACAGCGGGCTCACCACCGACGAGGTTGCGCTTTGCCGCTGGCAGTCGACCATCGAGACCGCGGACGAGTTCGGCTCCCTGAACCTCTCCCAGGCCGTGCTCATCTTCTGCTACGAATTCCTGAAAGGCGTGGCAGCGCCGGTCCCGGTAAAGGAAGCCCGTGAACTTGCCGGTTCCGCCTCGCTCGAGCCGATGTACGGCCATATGGAAAAGACCTTCCTGCGTATCGGCTACCTGAACCCGCAGAACCCGGACCACATGATGCGCACCATGCGGCGCATCTTCTCCCGAGCCGAGCTCGACGAGCGCGAGGTCGCCTCGCTGCGCGGTCTTCTTTCCCAGATCGACTGGGCCTGCGCCGAGTTCAAGGGAAAGAAAGGAAATGCAGACTAA
- the meaB gene encoding methylmalonyl Co-A mutase-associated GTPase MeaB: MSLAERVLDGDIRAAARLMRDIDDRFKSAVEELKTLYPHTGNAYIIGITGPPGAGKSTLVDQIVAAYRKRDLLVGVVAIDPTSPFSGGAILGDRIRMNRHADDAGVFIRSLATRGALGGLSRSTMDVANVMDAMGMDVIVIETVGVGQDEVDIVSTAHTTVVVMVPGLGDDIQAIKAGILEIGDVFVVNKADRDGAERTARELTTMLEMKHPDDDGWFPRVMKTEGSRGVGIEELVEEFDAHRAYLKESGALQRLIEERNAKVFADTLRDELFDSVMTAISANGTYQEILTGLRDRSTDPYSAVQKVMAESAFT; encoded by the coding sequence ATGTCCTTAGCCGAACGTGTGCTCGACGGCGACATCCGTGCCGCCGCGCGTCTGATGCGCGACATCGACGACCGCTTCAAAAGCGCCGTCGAAGAGCTGAAAACTCTCTACCCCCATACCGGCAACGCCTACATCATCGGCATCACCGGACCTCCGGGGGCGGGGAAGTCGACCCTCGTCGACCAGATCGTCGCGGCCTACCGGAAACGCGACCTCCTGGTCGGCGTAGTCGCCATCGACCCGACCAGCCCCTTCTCGGGAGGCGCCATCCTCGGTGACCGCATCCGTATGAACCGCCACGCCGACGATGCAGGCGTCTTCATCCGCAGCCTCGCCACGCGCGGCGCCCTAGGCGGCCTCTCCCGCTCCACCATGGACGTGGCGAACGTCATGGACGCCATGGGGATGGACGTCATCGTCATCGAGACCGTCGGCGTCGGACAGGACGAGGTCGATATCGTAAGCACCGCGCACACCACGGTGGTCGTCATGGTCCCCGGCCTTGGCGACGACATCCAGGCGATCAAGGCGGGCATCCTCGAGATCGGCGACGTCTTCGTCGTGAACAAGGCCGACCGCGACGGCGCCGAGCGCACCGCGCGCGAACTCACCACCATGCTCGAGATGAAACACCCGGACGACGACGGCTGGTTTCCCCGCGTCATGAAAACCGAGGGGAGCAGGGGCGTCGGCATCGAGGAACTAGTCGAGGAGTTCGACGCGCACCGCGCCTACCTGAAAGAGTCTGGTGCCCTGCAGCGCCTGATCGAGGAACGAAACGCCAAGGTGTTCGCCGATACACTGAGGGACGAACTCTTCGATAGCGTCATGACCGCCATCAGTGCGAACGGCACCTACCAGGAGATCCTCACCGGGCTGCGCGACAGGAGTACCGACCCCTACAGCGCGGTGCAGAAAGTCATGGCGGAAAGCGCTTTTACTTGA
- the surE gene encoding 5'/3'-nucleotidase SurE, producing MKVLLTNDDGVHAPGLAALARRMGEVAEVVVVAPDREQSAVSHALTLHHPLRAARIADNIFSVEGTPTDCVNLGIHNLLSFRPDLVISGINRGANIGDDVTYSGTVAAALEATLMGIPAIAVSLVTRGAGDNYDAAASFAARLAKSVAERGLPRDTYLNVNVPDVPAEALLPALVTRQGRRSYEGTIVDKVDPRGRNYYWIGTVDLSFQDVPGTDYHAVSRGHISVSPLQIDFTNHAAIGQLEAWELP from the coding sequence GTGAAAGTGCTGCTTACCAACGACGACGGCGTCCACGCCCCCGGGCTCGCCGCACTTGCCAGAAGAATGGGGGAGGTGGCCGAGGTGGTCGTCGTCGCCCCGGACCGCGAACAAAGCGCCGTCTCGCACGCGCTCACGCTGCACCATCCCTTAAGGGCCGCCCGCATCGCCGACAACATCTTCTCGGTGGAAGGGACGCCGACCGACTGCGTCAACCTGGGCATTCACAACCTCCTCTCCTTCAGGCCCGACCTCGTCATCTCCGGCATCAACCGCGGTGCCAACATAGGCGACGACGTCACCTATTCCGGCACCGTTGCCGCGGCACTGGAAGCCACCCTCATGGGGATCCCCGCCATCGCGGTCTCCCTCGTCACGCGCGGCGCGGGCGACAACTACGACGCCGCAGCCTCCTTCGCCGCCCGCCTTGCCAAGTCCGTCGCCGAGCGCGGCCTGCCGCGTGATACCTACCTGAACGTCAACGTCCCCGATGTCCCCGCCGAAGCGCTTCTCCCCGCGCTGGTCACCCGCCAGGGTAGGCGGAGCTACGAAGGGACCATCGTGGACAAGGTTGATCCGCGCGGCAGGAACTACTACTGGATCGGCACCGTTGATCTCAGCTTTCAGGACGTACCCGGCACCGATTATCACGCCGTTTCTCGCGGGCACATTTCCGTCTCGCCGCTACAGATTGACTTCACCAATCACGCCGCAATTGGCCAGCTGGAGGCGTGGGAATTGCCGTGA
- a CDS encoding DedA family protein, protein MQELFKEYLQVHGYWVLFLGTFLEGEAVLIFAGFLAFQGYLDIYLVILSALVGSFLGDQFYFQIGRRKGAQLLRLFTTIARKFRKALRLIERYGTFVAFVSRYTYGFRIILPIILGMTTFPSRRFLFLNLLSALTWSVIFSLAGYLFGKTASLFIEDLERYEPYLMLVLAGVIACFWSSHFVVHRWRKRHARARLNRIKSRPRHPRPNHHLPRA, encoded by the coding sequence GTGCAGGAACTGTTCAAGGAATACCTGCAGGTCCACGGTTACTGGGTGCTCTTTCTAGGCACCTTCCTCGAAGGAGAAGCCGTCCTTATCTTTGCCGGCTTTCTAGCCTTCCAGGGATACCTCGATATATACCTTGTCATTCTCTCCGCCCTGGTCGGCTCCTTCCTGGGCGACCAGTTCTACTTTCAGATAGGGCGCCGGAAAGGGGCGCAACTCCTCAGGCTTTTCACCACCATCGCCCGAAAGTTCCGTAAGGCCCTGCGGCTCATCGAGCGTTACGGCACCTTCGTTGCTTTCGTCTCCCGTTACACCTACGGTTTCCGCATCATCCTCCCGATCATCCTGGGCATGACCACCTTTCCCTCGCGCCGCTTTTTGTTTCTAAACCTGCTCTCCGCTCTTACCTGGTCCGTCATATTCTCCCTTGCCGGCTATCTCTTCGGTAAGACCGCATCCCTCTTTATAGAAGATCTGGAGCGTTACGAGCCGTACCTGATGCTCGTCTTAGCCGGTGTCATCGCCTGTTTCTGGTCCAGTCACTTCGTCGTGCACCGTTGGCGCAAGCGGCACGCGAGAGCCCGTCTGAACCGCATCAAATCCCGCCCCCGCCACCCCAGGCCCAACCACCACCTCCCACGCGCCTGA
- a CDS encoding outer membrane protein: MKKTTLAILVAASLALPAMASAAPFRQGPYIGGFIGVTVPDKTDATSYSGGSVFNDRISFQPGVNVGGVMGYDFGGVRFEGEISYKDIQFDTVTDNLGGRYNIVDGSIDTTAFMANVFFDLHNQTPITPYIGGGVGFAALHLNDTHGFDSNGAELSYLSDDDAVFAYQVGGGLEIPLNRQLSLDLAYRYFGTTEANFFDTKMELTTHNATVGLRLKF; this comes from the coding sequence ATGAAAAAGACAACTTTAGCAATCCTCGTTGCTGCTTCACTCGCACTTCCGGCCATGGCATCGGCGGCTCCGTTCCGCCAGGGGCCCTACATCGGCGGCTTCATAGGCGTAACCGTCCCTGATAAAACCGATGCGACGAGCTACAGTGGCGGTTCCGTGTTCAACGACAGGATCTCGTTCCAGCCAGGCGTCAACGTGGGCGGTGTGATGGGGTACGATTTCGGCGGGGTGCGTTTCGAGGGGGAAATATCCTACAAGGACATCCAGTTCGACACGGTAACCGACAACCTGGGCGGCAGGTACAACATTGTTGATGGGAGCATAGACACGACCGCCTTCATGGCCAACGTGTTTTTCGACCTGCACAACCAGACCCCGATAACCCCCTACATCGGCGGCGGGGTGGGATTCGCTGCCTTGCACCTGAACGACACCCACGGCTTTGACAGTAACGGGGCCGAGCTTTCCTATCTATCCGACGACGACGCCGTCTTCGCCTACCAGGTGGGGGGCGGTCTTGAGATTCCGCTGAACCGTCAGCTTTCCCTTGACCTTGCCTACCGGTACTTCGGCACCACCGAGGCAAACTTCTTCGATACGAAAATGGAACTTACCACCCACAATGCGACCGTAGGTCTCAGACTCAAGTTCTGA
- a CDS encoding PAS domain-containing protein codes for MADSNAQNNELERQNQQLLDAYTQLDRAMAQYAELYDNAPVGYLSTDFDRRIVKTNLTCCSLLKRDRIVLQGMDFLDLVVKGDRSSLLECLERVRHRKGKLECEVRLLNGTPVLLAMEASSAHQECRMVLLDITKQKQAEEALRESERRFKSLVEVTSDWVWEVNEKGVYSYVSPKVYDLLGYGPEEVLGKTPFDLMSPHEAERLLMVFGDIVSRREPFHNLKNVNLRKDGKEVLLESSGVPIFDDDGNFCGFRGIDRDITDR; via the coding sequence ATGGCTGATTCCAACGCCCAAAATAATGAGCTGGAGCGGCAGAACCAGCAACTGCTGGACGCCTACACCCAACTGGACCGCGCCATGGCCCAGTACGCGGAGCTCTACGACAACGCCCCGGTCGGCTATCTCTCCACCGACTTCGATCGGCGCATCGTGAAGACCAACCTCACCTGCTGCTCGCTTCTGAAGCGGGACCGGATCGTTCTGCAGGGGATGGATTTTCTCGATCTCGTGGTGAAGGGAGACCGCTCCTCGCTTCTGGAGTGCCTGGAGCGGGTGCGACATCGCAAGGGAAAGCTTGAGTGCGAGGTGAGGCTGTTAAACGGGACGCCGGTGCTTTTGGCGATGGAGGCCTCCTCCGCGCATCAGGAGTGCCGCATGGTGCTTCTGGACATCACGAAGCAGAAGCAGGCCGAGGAAGCGCTTAGGGAGAGCGAGCGGCGCTTCAAATCGCTCGTCGAGGTGACCTCTGACTGGGTCTGGGAGGTGAACGAGAAGGGGGTGTACAGCTACGTAAGCCCCAAGGTGTACGACCTTTTGGGCTACGGTCCCGAAGAGGTCCTCGGGAAGACCCCCTTCGACCTCATGTCGCCCCACGAGGCAGAGCGGTTGCTCATGGTCTTTGGCGACATCGTATCAAGGCGTGAGCCTTTCCATAACCTGAAGAACGTGAATCTGCGCAAGGACGGCAAGGAAGTGCTTCTAGAGAGCAGCGGGGTTCCCATCTTCGACGATGACGGGAATTTCTGCGGTTTCCGAGGCATCGACCGCGACATCACCGACCGCTGA
- a CDS encoding adenine phosphoribosyltransferase codes for MEDLKSIIRNIPDFPKKGILFKDITTLLGDAKSFQRMVDLMSHRYVGQKIDKVVGVEARGFIIGAALAYKLGAGIVLVRKPGKLPSATVKKTYDLEYGTDTLEIHTDAFNKGDRVLIADDLLATGGTMAAVVDMITNMGVELVECCFMAELEFLEGRKKLPEGKVFSLLKF; via the coding sequence ATGGAAGATCTTAAAAGCATCATCAGGAACATCCCGGACTTCCCCAAGAAGGGGATCCTCTTCAAGGACATCACCACGCTTTTAGGAGACGCCAAGTCGTTCCAGCGCATGGTAGACCTCATGTCGCACCGCTATGTCGGGCAGAAGATTGACAAGGTAGTCGGAGTCGAGGCCCGCGGCTTCATCATCGGTGCCGCCCTCGCATACAAACTGGGCGCCGGCATCGTACTCGTTAGAAAGCCCGGCAAGCTTCCCTCCGCCACCGTCAAGAAGACCTACGACCTCGAGTACGGCACCGACACCCTCGAGATCCACACCGACGCCTTCAACAAAGGCGACCGCGTGCTGATCGCCGACGATCTTCTGGCCACCGGCGGCACCATGGCCGCCGTCGTCGACATGATCACCAATATGGGCGTGGAGCTTGTCGAGTGCTGCTTCATGGCCGAGCTCGAGTTCCTGGAAGGTCGGAAGAAACTGCCCGAAGGTAAGGTCTTCTCGCTGCTCAAGTTTTAA
- a CDS encoding NUMOD4 motif-containing HNH endonuclease: MEFISNAARPIPGYEGLYAVTRTGVVYSLPRKHSNKLKIMTPVDNMKAGYLRVALTKDGRTKLVYIHRVVAQTYITNPDNKPMVNHIDGVKTNNRVENLEWVTGQENHDHAATLGLYPNQKILSHQKKEVFDLVKSGVPVKDVAERYGMKPGGVYSLFYRYKEQNELRQAA, from the coding sequence GTGGAATTCATTTCAAATGCAGCACGACCCATACCTGGATATGAGGGATTATACGCAGTTACCAGAACCGGAGTAGTTTACAGCCTACCTCGCAAACACAGCAATAAATTGAAGATCATGACCCCGGTAGACAACATGAAGGCAGGATATTTGAGGGTGGCCTTGACAAAAGACGGCAGAACGAAGTTGGTTTATATCCACCGAGTTGTAGCGCAAACCTACATCACCAACCCTGACAATAAACCGATGGTTAACCACATTGACGGAGTTAAGACCAATAATCGTGTCGAAAATCTGGAGTGGGTTACTGGCCAGGAGAACCACGATCATGCAGCGACCTTGGGCCTGTACCCGAATCAGAAGATACTCTCCCACCAGAAGAAGGAGGTCTTTGACCTGGTTAAATCAGGGGTGCCGGTCAAAGACGTAGCCGAGAGGTATGGGATGAAGCCAGGCGGCGTGTATTCGTTATTCTACCGGTACAAGGAGCAAAACGAATTGAGACAAGCGGCTTAG
- a CDS encoding sigma-70 family RNA polymerase sigma factor: MDNDELLEKEPLFLDGEQDPDAVELERVEEEADEEAEVEEEEIKAVEVEHFDDAIKLYLREIQKTKLLTADEEKELAARIDLGDKAARDRMIVSNLRLVVKIAKRYINRGLPFLDLIEEGNMGLIKAVERFKLSKECRFSTYATWWIRQSIERALVNQSRTIRLPVHVSDDINKMLRVTRELVQKMNREPSVKEVADALEVNITYVRRLMVLLKKTYSIERPMGENNDYFLIDTIEDTSTISPAVLLEDLNKYELVSQWFETLSDAEKKILTLRFGLDDKDPQTLDTIGRSFGVTRERIRQIEAKSLEKLRKIVEATDIMGRSATNGK, from the coding sequence ATGGACAACGACGAACTGTTGGAGAAGGAACCTCTCTTTCTTGACGGCGAGCAGGACCCCGACGCGGTAGAACTTGAACGGGTCGAGGAAGAGGCGGACGAAGAGGCCGAGGTAGAGGAAGAGGAGATCAAGGCCGTCGAGGTGGAGCATTTCGATGATGCCATCAAGCTCTACCTGCGCGAGATCCAGAAGACCAAGCTGCTCACCGCCGATGAGGAGAAGGAACTGGCGGCGCGCATAGACCTTGGAGACAAGGCCGCCCGCGACCGGATGATCGTCTCCAACCTCCGCCTCGTAGTGAAGATAGCTAAGCGCTACATAAACCGCGGACTTCCCTTCCTCGACCTGATCGAAGAGGGGAACATGGGTCTCATCAAGGCGGTGGAGCGATTCAAGCTCTCCAAGGAGTGCCGCTTCTCCACCTACGCCACCTGGTGGATCAGGCAGTCCATCGAGCGCGCCCTGGTGAACCAGTCCCGCACCATCCGCCTCCCCGTGCACGTCTCCGACGACATCAACAAGATGCTCAGGGTGACCCGCGAGCTGGTGCAGAAGATGAACCGCGAGCCCTCGGTGAAGGAAGTCGCCGATGCCCTCGAGGTGAACATCACCTACGTGCGCCGCCTCATGGTGCTTTTGAAGAAGACCTACTCGATCGAGCGTCCCATGGGGGAGAACAACGACTACTTCCTCATCGACACCATCGAGGACACCTCGACCATCTCCCCCGCGGTGCTGCTCGAGGACCTGAACAAGTACGAGCTGGTATCCCAGTGGTTCGAGACCCTTTCCGACGCCGAGAAGAAGATCCTGACCCTTCGTTTCGGCCTGGACGACAAGGACCCGCAGACACTGGACACGATAGGGCGCAGCTTCGGCGTGACCCGCGAGAGGATCCGCCAGATCGAGGCGAAGTCCCTCGAAAAACTGAGAAAAATTGTGGAAGCCACCGACATAATGGGGCGCAGTGCTACTAATGGAAAATAA
- a CDS encoding L,D-transpeptidase, with product MLRKLLAFVVLAVLFSIVVYNPSAISLPGANPQDPAKEDLTRVEYPSLAKVAWRGHFIQPSETLESLFGEDWPVVARFNRIDRRHVYPGMTIKVPVDMAAARSYTPMPAEYPEAKRYGKYILIDMTEQWMGAYENGKLRFSAPAATGAPGHETPVGIFRIDARHRTHTSSLYKTEDETGQYPMDNAMRFHIGPDNAAYWIHARDLPGKPASHGCVGLYDEAMQNRVYGIPAKPVLLDSEKFYAWAVGENEYEDDTGNLEELEDAPVVEVRGQNPVYRK from the coding sequence ATGTTACGTAAGCTTCTGGCGTTCGTCGTACTGGCAGTCCTTTTTTCCATCGTTGTATATAACCCCTCCGCTATCTCCTTACCCGGAGCGAACCCCCAAGATCCAGCCAAGGAAGACCTGACCCGCGTGGAGTACCCGAGCCTCGCCAAGGTCGCCTGGCGCGGGCATTTCATACAGCCCAGCGAGACCCTGGAGTCCCTCTTCGGTGAGGACTGGCCCGTCGTAGCGCGCTTCAACCGTATCGACCGGCGTCACGTCTATCCCGGGATGACCATCAAGGTTCCCGTGGATATGGCCGCCGCGCGCAGCTACACCCCGATGCCCGCCGAGTACCCCGAGGCGAAACGCTACGGGAAGTACATCCTCATCGACATGACCGAGCAGTGGATGGGCGCCTACGAGAACGGCAAGCTTCGTTTCTCCGCCCCAGCCGCCACCGGCGCGCCCGGGCATGAAACCCCCGTCGGCATCTTCCGCATCGATGCGCGGCACCGCACCCACACCTCCTCCCTGTACAAGACCGAGGACGAAACCGGTCAATATCCGATGGACAACGCGATGCGTTTCCACATCGGTCCCGACAACGCCGCCTACTGGATCCACGCCCGCGATCTACCCGGCAAGCCCGCCTCTCACGGCTGCGTAGGTCTCTATGACGAGGCGATGCAGAATCGCGTCTACGGCATTCCGGCCAAGCCGGTGCTTCTCGATTCCGAAAAATTCTACGCCTGGGCCGTCGGCGAGAACGAATATGAAGACGACACCGGCAATCTCGAAGAACTGGAAGACGCCCCCGTAGTCGAAGTCAGAGGCCAAAACCCCGTCTACCGCAAGTAG
- a CDS encoding site-specific integrase — MRPFVQGLSVFREHVYIRNGIYYFRLDIPKDLTHYFPVTEIKRSLKTSDPSIAKLAANRLELQALQGYALLRFGMLSEELIQQIIQELMPKVHKAATSSNGKLLSDVVQTYTAEKQNGWTDKTKIEVAGVFKLLVDILGDIEVSSITRLVLIELRSSLLRVPPHFYKRNPGQSVKQVVAANEGLGISVKSVNKHMARIGSLLKYCHELGLIPNNPGTGLQLSEKLRADQERSVYSLEDIRNIITNLPRDKETPERYWIPLIGLYSGMRLNEICQLHIEDVVSIDGHWCWSINEGGDKRLKNAASVRMIPIHPKLVELGLIDYYDNMRDTGCPRLWMNLVHIDLHGYTNSIGKWYQRFNREYVTDDPKRVFHSMRHTVADMLKQKGVSEAVIAEILGHAHKSITSSRYGKRYQPKVLLEALKLIDYGIEIRPWKGYRCLEK; from the coding sequence ATGAGACCTTTTGTGCAAGGGCTTTCTGTATTCAGAGAGCATGTCTACATTCGCAATGGCATATACTACTTCCGTTTAGATATCCCCAAAGACCTTACCCATTACTTCCCTGTCACAGAAATAAAGCGATCCCTCAAAACAAGTGATCCCAGTATAGCCAAGCTTGCAGCTAACCGACTAGAGCTACAGGCACTACAAGGATATGCCTTGTTGCGTTTTGGTATGCTGAGCGAGGAGCTGATACAGCAGATCATCCAAGAGCTAATGCCCAAAGTACACAAGGCGGCGACTTCCAGTAATGGGAAGCTGCTTAGTGATGTGGTACAGACCTATACGGCAGAGAAGCAGAACGGGTGGACTGATAAGACCAAGATCGAAGTGGCAGGTGTCTTTAAGCTCCTCGTTGACATACTTGGTGATATTGAGGTGTCCAGCATTACACGGCTTGTGTTGATCGAGCTAAGATCATCGCTGTTACGTGTGCCACCGCACTTCTACAAGAGGAACCCTGGGCAATCAGTTAAGCAGGTGGTTGCCGCCAACGAAGGTCTTGGGATAAGCGTCAAGTCGGTAAACAAGCACATGGCAAGGATAGGAAGTCTTCTCAAGTATTGTCACGAATTAGGGTTGATACCCAACAACCCAGGAACTGGTTTGCAACTGTCAGAGAAACTGAGGGCAGACCAAGAGAGGAGTGTCTATAGTCTCGAAGATATCAGGAACATCATAACCAACCTGCCAAGAGACAAAGAAACACCGGAACGTTACTGGATCCCCCTGATCGGTCTTTATTCTGGTATGCGATTAAACGAGATATGTCAGCTCCATATTGAGGATGTGGTTAGCATAGATGGTCACTGGTGTTGGAGCATTAATGAGGGGGGCGACAAGCGCCTGAAGAACGCAGCCAGTGTCAGGATGATACCGATACATCCCAAATTAGTAGAACTGGGCTTGATAGACTACTATGATAACATGAGAGACACAGGATGCCCAAGGTTGTGGATGAACCTCGTTCACATAGACCTTCACGGATACACCAACAGCATCGGGAAATGGTACCAAAGGTTTAACAGGGAGTATGTAACCGATGACCCAAAGAGGGTGTTTCACAGTATGCGTCATACGGTAGCCGATATGCTCAAGCAAAAGGGGGTGTCCGAAGCTGTAATAGCTGAGATACTTGGTCATGCTCATAAGAGCATCACTAGCAGTCGCTACGGTAAACGATATCAACCGAAGGTATTGTTGGAAGCCCTGAAGCTCATAGATTACGGCATCGAGATTAGACCCTGGAAGGGGTATAGGTGTTTGGAAAAGTGA
- the cobO gene encoding cob(I)yrinic acid a,c-diamide adenosyltransferase, whose product MKLERGLIQVYTGNGKGKTTASLGLALRAVGRELKVCMIQFMKGGGPYGEQMAAEKLAPFLTIIQTGRPGWVNKDNPHQADKDLAAEALALAAEKVQGGEYDLVILDEVNGAVSMGLLPVDALLDLMAKKPEKVELVLTGRNAHERVIAAADLVTEMCEIKHYYKAGVNARVGIEK is encoded by the coding sequence TTGAAACTGGAACGCGGTCTTATTCAGGTGTATACCGGCAACGGCAAAGGGAAAACCACCGCTTCGCTGGGACTTGCCCTGCGTGCCGTCGGTCGCGAGCTGAAGGTCTGCATGATCCAGTTCATGAAGGGGGGCGGGCCCTACGGTGAGCAGATGGCCGCCGAGAAACTCGCGCCTTTTCTCACCATCATCCAGACCGGGCGTCCCGGTTGGGTGAACAAGGACAACCCGCACCAGGCCGACAAGGACCTTGCCGCAGAGGCGCTTGCCCTGGCCGCGGAGAAGGTGCAGGGAGGGGAGTACGATCTCGTCATCCTCGACGAGGTGAACGGCGCGGTTTCCATGGGACTCCTACCGGTGGACGCGCTGCTCGATCTCATGGCGAAGAAGCCGGAAAAGGTCGAACTCGTTCTTACCGGCCGCAACGCCCACGAGCGCGTCATCGCGGCGGCCGATCTGGTCACCGAGATGTGCGAGATCAAGCACTACTACAAGGCGGGCGTCAACGCGCGCGTCGGCATCGAGAAATAA
- a CDS encoding protein-L-isoaspartate(D-aspartate) O-methyltransferase encodes MNSAVARKRMVAELVKRGITDQRVINVMLELPRHIFVEEAMSAQAYSDGSLPIGEKQTISQPYIVARMTELLALTGREKVLELGTGSGYQAAVLATLADRVCTVERIRPLALKARKALDSLRLLNVNLKIGDGTEGWPEEAPFDAILVTAGAPFLPECLIEQLAPGGRLVIPVGDRVDQKLLVVRKGMDGSVTREEADDCRFVRLIGKNGWSDEA; translated from the coding sequence ATGAATTCAGCTGTAGCACGCAAGAGGATGGTCGCCGAGCTGGTGAAACGCGGCATAACGGACCAGCGGGTGATCAACGTCATGCTCGAGTTGCCGAGGCACATCTTCGTCGAAGAGGCGATGTCGGCCCAGGCCTACAGCGATGGATCGCTCCCGATCGGAGAGAAGCAGACCATATCGCAGCCCTACATCGTGGCGCGCATGACCGAGCTTTTGGCGCTCACCGGGCGCGAGAAGGTGCTTGAACTAGGCACCGGCTCCGGCTACCAGGCCGCCGTGCTGGCGACCCTCGCCGATCGCGTCTGCACCGTAGAGAGGATCAGGCCCCTGGCGCTGAAGGCCCGCAAGGCCCTCGACAGCCTGAGGCTTTTGAACGTGAACCTGAAAATCGGCGACGGCACCGAAGGGTGGCCCGAGGAAGCACCGTTCGACGCCATCCTCGTCACCGCCGGCGCACCGTTTCTTCCGGAGTGCCTCATCGAGCAACTCGCACCGGGCGGGCGCCTGGTGATCCCGGTCGGCGACCGCGTCGACCAGAAACTGTTGGTGGTAAGAAAAGGGATGGACGGCAGCGTGACGCGCGAAGAGGCGGACGACTGCAGATTCGTAAGACTGATCGGGAAAAACGGCTGGAGCGACGAAGCGTAG
- a CDS encoding cobalamin B12-binding domain-containing protein yields MAERRVRVLVGKPGLDGHDRGAKIIARAFRDAGFEVIYTGLHQTPEQIVSAAIQEDVDCVALSILSGAHNTLLPAVKEILVEKGAADIVLMAGGVIPEDDIPGLKKAGIAEVFTPGTSTETIVGWVRDNITPHA; encoded by the coding sequence ATGGCAGAAAGAAGAGTTCGCGTGTTGGTAGGAAAGCCTGGTCTGGACGGGCACGACAGGGGGGCGAAGATCATCGCCCGCGCCTTCCGTGATGCCGGTTTCGAGGTGATCTACACCGGTCTGCACCAGACCCCGGAGCAGATCGTATCCGCCGCCATCCAGGAAGACGTTGACTGCGTCGCTCTTTCCATCCTTTCCGGCGCACACAACACCCTGCTTCCCGCGGTGAAAGAGATCCTCGTAGAGAAGGGAGCTGCCGACATCGTGCTCATGGCCGGCGGCGTCATTCCCGAGGACGACATCCCCGGTCTGAAGAAAGCCGGCATTGCCGAAGTCTTCACCCCCGGTACCTCCACCGAGACCATCGTAGGCTGGGTGCGCGACAACATAACGCCCCACGCTTAA